In a single window of the Bacteroides acidifaciens genome:
- a CDS encoding glycoside hydrolase family 43 protein produces MKNTQVIRLMSIVWLSIFMLGMTMMSCNSKKEQQLPAIGKSVALFDYFSYKGNDDFYISNPLSDEDYFYNPILPGWYSDPSVCTNGEGDYFLVTSTFTYFPGVPIFHSKDLVNWKQIGHVLNRASQLVNMEGQKVSGGIFAPAISYNPCNKTYYMVTTNVGAGNFFVKTQDPFGEWSEPIMLPEVGGIDPSFFFDEDGKAYIVNNDEAPDNKPEYSGHRTIRIQEFDVKTDKTVGPRKILVNKGAQPADKPIWIEGPHLYKINGKYFLMSAEGGTGDWHSEVIFRGDSPMGKFLPWKNNPILTQRHLNSDRPNSVTCAGHADLIQTKEGDWWAVFLACRPINNQFENLGRETFMMPVKWSEDGFPYMTQGDDLVPMIVKREGAKRDTTVTYGNFELVANFDSPVLDMTWMTLRAAASDLYSLTETPGYLTLKCADISATEKKTPAFVCRRLQHHKFECATRMLFNPSDDKEAAGMLLFKDETHQYFFCLNKVGENKNISLKQIGEKEQTLASDEIGANINEVYLKLVSQGIGYDFYYSVDGEKSWKLLCKDVDPSYLSTTTAGGFTGTTIGLYATCK; encoded by the coding sequence ATGAAGAATACACAGGTAATACGATTAATGTCAATTGTCTGGCTCTCCATATTTATGCTGGGGATGACAATGATGTCATGTAACTCAAAGAAAGAACAACAATTGCCGGCTATTGGAAAGTCTGTGGCTCTCTTTGATTATTTTTCTTATAAAGGAAATGATGATTTTTATATTTCCAATCCTCTGTCAGATGAAGACTATTTCTATAATCCGATTTTGCCGGGATGGTATTCCGATCCAAGTGTTTGCACAAATGGAGAAGGTGATTATTTCCTGGTAACATCTACATTTACCTATTTCCCCGGTGTTCCTATTTTTCACAGTAAAGACTTGGTGAATTGGAAACAGATAGGGCATGTGTTGAACCGTGCTTCACAATTAGTGAATATGGAAGGACAGAAAGTGAGTGGCGGTATTTTTGCTCCGGCTATTTCTTATAATCCGTGTAACAAGACATATTATATGGTAACAACCAATGTAGGAGCCGGGAATTTCTTTGTGAAGACACAAGACCCGTTTGGTGAATGGTCGGAACCTATTATGTTGCCGGAAGTCGGAGGTATTGATCCTTCTTTCTTTTTTGATGAAGATGGCAAGGCATATATTGTTAATAATGATGAGGCTCCGGATAATAAACCTGAATATAGCGGACACCGTACCATACGCATACAAGAGTTTGATGTGAAAACAGATAAAACTGTGGGTCCTCGTAAGATTCTTGTAAATAAAGGAGCCCAACCGGCAGACAAACCAATTTGGATAGAAGGTCCTCATTTATATAAAATAAATGGAAAGTATTTCTTGATGTCCGCCGAAGGTGGAACGGGTGACTGGCATTCGGAAGTGATTTTCCGTGGTGATTCTCCGATGGGTAAATTTCTTCCATGGAAAAACAACCCGATTCTGACGCAAAGACATTTGAATTCTGACCGTCCTAATTCGGTAACCTGTGCTGGTCATGCTGACTTGATTCAAACCAAAGAGGGAGATTGGTGGGCTGTTTTTCTGGCTTGTCGCCCTATTAATAATCAGTTTGAGAATTTGGGACGTGAAACATTTATGATGCCGGTGAAATGGAGTGAAGACGGATTCCCGTACATGACACAAGGCGATGATTTAGTACCTATGATTGTAAAACGTGAAGGTGCGAAACGCGATACGACAGTTACTTATGGTAACTTCGAGTTGGTAGCGAACTTTGATTCTCCTGTACTCGACATGACCTGGATGACTTTGAGAGCTGCTGCTTCCGATTTATATTCATTGACGGAAACACCCGGATATTTGACCTTGAAATGTGCGGATATTAGCGCTACGGAAAAGAAAACTCCGGCATTTGTCTGCCGTCGGTTGCAACATCATAAATTTGAATGTGCTACCCGTATGTTGTTCAATCCTTCTGACGATAAGGAAGCAGCCGGAATGCTGTTGTTTAAAGATGAGACGCATCAATATTTTTTCTGTTTGAATAAAGTGGGTGAGAATAAAAATATTTCTCTGAAACAAATCGGTGAAAAGGAACAGACGTTGGCTTCAGATGAAATAGGCGCAAATATAAATGAAGTATATTTGAAATTAGTATCTCAAGGAATTGGTTACGATTTCTATTATTCTGTTGATGGTGAAAAAAGCTGGAAACTGCTTTGTAAAGATGTAGATCCCAGTTATCTCTCTACTACAACAGCTGGTGGATTTACCGGTACTACAATCGGATTATACGCTACTTGCAAATAA
- a CDS encoding glycoside hydrolase family 43 protein: MRNLKFLGVSFLLAITAATSGTAQNPIIQTKYTADPAPMVYNDTVFLYTTHDEDDAEGFKMLDWLLYTSTDMVNWTDHGAVASLKSFDWVKRDNGAWAEQVIERNGKFYMYCPIHGNGIGVLVSDSPYGPFKDPLNKPLVWQKEHWDDIDPTVFIDDDGQAYMYWGNPNVYYVKLNEDMISYSGEIVKLADKPEHYQEGPWVYKRNGHYYMAFASTCCPEGIGYAMSDKATGPWSTKGYIMRPTERTRGNHPGIIDYKGSSYVFGLNYDLLHLETFDHKERRSVSVAKMHYNPDGTIKEVPYWQETKLEQIENFNPYRRVEAETMAWGYGLKAENHKNGGLYITDIDDNEYLCVRGVDFGKKGAKKFSVSAACVEKGGMIEIRLDSTEGPVIGCVSISPTGGLDIYKQMSCRIKNAKGVHDLYFCFKGEKGNKLFNLDYWEFK, encoded by the coding sequence ATGAGAAACTTAAAATTTTTAGGCGTATCGTTTTTGTTGGCAATCACTGCCGCTACTTCAGGAACTGCACAAAATCCTATTATACAAACAAAATACACTGCCGATCCGGCTCCGATGGTATATAACGATACCGTTTTCCTTTATACAACCCATGATGAGGATGATGCCGAAGGATTCAAAATGTTGGACTGGTTGCTTTATACCTCCACTGATATGGTGAATTGGACCGATCACGGAGCGGTCGCTTCTTTGAAGAGTTTTGATTGGGTGAAACGTGATAACGGTGCCTGGGCAGAACAAGTCATCGAACGTAATGGCAAGTTTTACATGTATTGCCCGATTCACGGTAATGGTATTGGCGTATTGGTATCCGACTCTCCTTACGGTCCTTTTAAAGACCCTTTGAATAAACCATTGGTTTGGCAAAAAGAGCATTGGGATGATATTGACCCTACCGTATTTATTGATGATGACGGACAAGCGTATATGTATTGGGGCAATCCGAATGTTTATTATGTGAAACTGAATGAAGATATGATTTCATATTCGGGGGAAATAGTCAAATTGGCTGATAAACCGGAACATTATCAGGAAGGTCCGTGGGTATATAAACGTAACGGTCATTATTATATGGCTTTTGCTTCTACTTGTTGTCCGGAAGGGATTGGCTATGCTATGAGCGACAAAGCTACCGGACCATGGAGTACAAAAGGATATATTATGCGTCCAACGGAAAGAACCAGAGGAAATCATCCCGGAATTATTGATTATAAAGGCAGCTCTTATGTGTTCGGTCTAAATTATGATTTGCTTCATCTGGAGACTTTCGACCATAAAGAACGCCGTTCGGTATCTGTTGCAAAAATGCATTATAATCCGGATGGAACCATTAAGGAAGTTCCTTATTGGCAGGAAACGAAACTGGAACAGATTGAAAACTTTAATCCTTACCGTAGAGTGGAAGCCGAAACGATGGCTTGGGGATATGGTCTGAAAGCTGAAAATCATAAGAATGGTGGTTTGTATATAACCGATATTGATGATAATGAATATCTGTGTGTGCGTGGTGTCGACTTTGGCAAGAAGGGAGCAAAGAAATTCAGTGTAAGCGCAGCTTGCGTTGAAAAAGGCGGAATGATAGAAATTCGTCTGGACAGCACGGAAGGTCCGGTAATAGGCTGTGTCAGTATATCACCAACAGGAGGACTGGATATATATAAACAGATGTCATGCCGGATAAAGAATGCAAAAGGTGTACATGATCTTTATTTCTGCTTTAAAGGAGAGAAAGGAAACAAACTTTTCAATCTGGATTATTGGGAATTTAAATAG
- a CDS encoding glycoside hydrolase family 43 protein — MRTLKLILSGWQSVALVVFFMLFFNMEVSGKGKITKNAPVFTQFIYQGEDAIYQNNPLKPGEFYNPILQGCYPDPSITRKGNDYYLVCSSFAMFPGVPIFHSNDLVNWKQIGHVLDRTSQLKVEDCGISAGVYAPAIRYNPHNDTFYMITTQFSGGFGNMVVKTKNPENGWSDPIKLQFEGIDPSLFFDDNGKAYVVHNDAPAQGEERYSGHRVIKIWDYDVENDKVVPGTDRIIVNGGVNIEEKPVWIEAPHIYKKDGRYYLMCAEGGTGGWHSEVIFVSDHPKGPYLPANNNPILTQRYFPANRVDKVDWAGHADLVEGPDGKYYGVFLGIRPNEKNRVNTGRETFILPVDWSGTFPVFENGLIPMKPTLKMPSRVENQTGKNGYLPSGNFVFKDDFSDKTLDLRWIGLRGPREDFVEMTDKGLRIIPFTSNINEVKPTSTLFYRQQHNQFTAAATMAYKPKNEKDFAGITCYQNERYHYVFGITKKGKDHYLMLQRTEKGQASVLAEVKIEIEKPVTLQVAANGDDYRFNYSIDGKNFTNVGGTVSGDILSTNVAGGFTGAMIGLYATSVGN, encoded by the coding sequence ATGAGAACATTAAAATTGATTTTGTCGGGCTGGCAATCCGTGGCGCTTGTCGTATTTTTTATGCTGTTTTTTAATATGGAGGTGAGTGGCAAGGGTAAAATAACGAAAAATGCTCCTGTCTTTACGCAATTTATTTATCAGGGGGAGGATGCTATTTATCAAAACAATCCTTTAAAGCCGGGTGAGTTCTATAATCCTATTTTGCAGGGTTGTTATCCCGATCCGAGTATAACGCGGAAAGGGAATGATTATTATTTAGTGTGCTCATCTTTTGCCATGTTTCCCGGGGTGCCTATTTTCCATTCTAATGATTTGGTCAACTGGAAACAAATCGGTCATGTACTGGACAGAACATCACAATTAAAGGTTGAAGATTGTGGCATTAGTGCTGGTGTATATGCTCCTGCTATAAGATATAATCCCCATAATGATACGTTTTATATGATAACCACTCAATTTTCCGGCGGCTTTGGAAATATGGTGGTAAAGACAAAGAATCCGGAGAATGGCTGGAGTGATCCAATCAAACTTCAATTTGAAGGCATTGATCCTTCTCTTTTCTTTGATGATAATGGCAAGGCATACGTGGTACATAATGATGCTCCTGCTCAGGGAGAAGAACGTTATTCGGGACACCGTGTCATAAAAATATGGGATTATGATGTGGAGAATGATAAAGTGGTTCCAGGAACAGACAGGATCATCGTAAACGGTGGCGTCAATATAGAAGAAAAACCGGTATGGATTGAAGCTCCTCATATCTATAAGAAAGATGGACGTTATTACTTAATGTGTGCCGAAGGAGGAACCGGAGGCTGGCATAGCGAAGTCATTTTTGTAAGTGATCATCCGAAAGGACCTTATCTTCCGGCAAATAATAATCCTATTTTGACTCAACGTTATTTTCCTGCAAACCGGGTGGATAAAGTAGACTGGGCTGGTCATGCAGACTTAGTGGAGGGACCCGACGGAAAATATTATGGTGTATTTTTAGGAATACGCCCCAATGAGAAGAACAGAGTGAATACCGGACGCGAAACTTTTATTCTTCCGGTGGACTGGAGCGGAACATTTCCCGTTTTCGAAAATGGGCTTATCCCTATGAAACCTACATTGAAGATGCCTTCGAGAGTAGAGAACCAGACAGGGAAAAACGGTTATTTGCCTAGTGGCAACTTTGTCTTTAAGGATGATTTCTCCGATAAGACATTAGACCTTAGATGGATCGGTCTTAGAGGACCTCGTGAAGATTTCGTTGAGATGACCGATAAAGGGTTGCGGATCATCCCTTTTACCTCAAATATCAATGAAGTGAAACCTACTTCTACCTTGTTCTACCGTCAGCAGCATAATCAATTTACAGCGGCAGCGACCATGGCGTACAAACCGAAAAATGAGAAAGATTTTGCCGGTATAACATGTTACCAAAATGAAAGATATCACTATGTTTTCGGTATCACTAAAAAGGGAAAAGACCATTACCTGATGCTGCAAAGAACCGAAAAAGGACAAGCGAGTGTCCTGGCTGAGGTGAAAATAGAAATAGAGAAACCTGTGACACTGCAAGTCGCAGCCAATGGAGATGATTATCGTTTTAATTATTCGATTGATGGCAAAAATTTTACAAATGTAGGAGGAACCGTTTCCGGTGATATTCTTTCTACCAATGTGGCTGGTGGTTTTACAGGAGCAATGATCGGCTTGTATGCAACATCTGTTGGTAATTAA
- a CDS encoding glycoside hydrolase family 97 protein produces MSVEKNLKSRNRMKSFIVMAMLLGSSVASAENKQITSPDGKLVVTVSDMDGRPSYSVSYDNVLFLQPSPLGMVANIGDFSSGMSLEKNVSTNKIDETYELASIKKSKVHYVANEAVFSFTQQGKTIYDVIFRISNNDVAFKYKMYPQGETLSCVVKQEVTGFAFPDGTTTFLCPQSKPMGGFARTSPSYETSYTADDAVGKNGWGEGYTFPCLFRNGDNGWVLVAETGVNGGYCASRLLGHKEGVYTIGFPQEGEANGNGTVSPGIALPGETPWRTITVGKTLAPIVETTVPFDVVKPLYQAKGEFTYGRGSWSWIIGMDGSTNYKEQLRYIDFSAAMGYQSVLVDALWDKQIGRDKIEELAKYGKNKGVALYLWYNSNGYWNDAPQTPRGMMDNAIARRKEMKWMQSIGIRGIKVDFFGGDKQMTMQLYEDILSDANEYGLLVIFHGCTLPRGWERMYPNFAASEAVLASENLHFSQGSCDNEAFNATLHPFIRNTVGSMDFGGSALNKYYNADNAPRGSRRVTSDVYALATAVLFQSPVQHFALAPNNLTDAPSWAIDFMKEVPTTWDEVRFIDGYPGKYVILARRHGDKWYIAGVNAQKETLKLKVNLPMFSNGEKVRLFSDDKALQGSVKQIEIGKKQELQLTIPCNGGVLITK; encoded by the coding sequence ATGTCAGTAGAAAAGAATCTGAAAAGTAGAAATAGGATGAAGTCTTTTATAGTAATGGCTATGCTATTGGGGAGTAGCGTTGCAAGTGCAGAAAATAAACAGATAACAAGTCCTGATGGGAAGCTGGTAGTAACAGTCTCAGATATGGACGGAAGACCTTCTTATTCTGTTAGTTATGACAATGTTCTCTTTTTGCAACCATCTCCATTGGGGATGGTTGCAAATATAGGAGATTTCTCATCGGGGATGTCGCTGGAGAAGAATGTTTCAACCAATAAAATAGATGAAACATACGAGTTGGCTTCTATTAAAAAGAGCAAGGTACATTATGTGGCAAATGAAGCTGTATTTTCGTTTACACAACAAGGGAAAACAATTTATGATGTTATATTCCGCATAAGTAATAACGATGTTGCTTTTAAATATAAGATGTATCCGCAAGGTGAGACACTAAGTTGCGTGGTTAAGCAAGAAGTCACAGGATTTGCGTTTCCTGACGGAACCACCACTTTCCTTTGTCCGCAAAGTAAACCGATGGGAGGATTTGCCCGTACTTCTCCAAGTTATGAGACGTCTTATACGGCAGATGATGCCGTAGGGAAAAATGGCTGGGGAGAAGGATACACATTTCCCTGTCTGTTCCGTAATGGAGATAACGGTTGGGTGCTTGTTGCCGAAACGGGAGTAAATGGTGGATATTGTGCGAGCCGTCTGTTGGGACACAAAGAAGGGGTGTATACCATTGGATTTCCGCAAGAAGGTGAAGCAAATGGGAATGGTACGGTTTCTCCGGGGATAGCATTACCGGGCGAGACGCCTTGGCGTACTATTACTGTGGGCAAGACTTTGGCTCCAATAGTGGAGACAACGGTTCCTTTTGATGTTGTAAAACCGCTTTATCAGGCAAAAGGAGAGTTTACGTATGGCAGGGGTTCATGGAGCTGGATTATCGGTATGGATGGAAGTACTAATTATAAAGAGCAACTCCGGTATATTGATTTCTCGGCAGCAATGGGCTATCAGTCTGTGTTGGTGGATGCCTTGTGGGATAAACAAATAGGACGTGATAAAATTGAAGAATTGGCTAAATATGGGAAGAACAAAGGGGTAGCTCTTTATTTGTGGTATAATTCGAATGGGTATTGGAATGATGCTCCGCAAACTCCGAGAGGTATGATGGATAATGCGATAGCCCGACGTAAGGAGATGAAATGGATGCAAAGCATTGGCATCCGTGGAATAAAAGTGGACTTTTTCGGAGGCGACAAGCAAATGACTATGCAGTTGTATGAGGATATCTTGTCGGATGCAAACGAGTACGGACTTTTAGTTATTTTCCATGGATGTACTTTGCCTCGTGGCTGGGAACGTATGTATCCTAACTTCGCAGCGAGTGAGGCAGTATTGGCTAGTGAAAATCTTCATTTCTCTCAAGGCAGCTGTGATAATGAGGCCTTTAATGCTACCTTACATCCGTTTATCCGTAACACGGTAGGTAGCATGGATTTTGGAGGTAGTGCATTGAACAAATATTATAATGCGGATAATGCCCCACGGGGAAGCCGGCGGGTGACATCAGATGTCTACGCACTGGCTACGGCGGTGCTATTTCAGAGTCCGGTACAGCATTTCGCTTTGGCACCGAATAACCTGACCGATGCTCCGTCGTGGGCAATTGATTTTATGAAAGAGGTTCCAACGACTTGGGACGAGGTACGTTTCATTGACGGTTATCCTGGTAAATACGTCATTCTTGCCCGTCGTCATGGCGACAAATGGTATATTGCCGGAGTAAATGCGCAGAAGGAAACACTGAAACTTAAAGTTAATTTACCGATGTTCTCCAATGGAGAAAAGGTGAGACTGTTTAGTGATGATAAGGCATTGCAGGGTAGCGTAAAACAAATAGAAATAGGAAAGAAACAAGAATTGCAATTGACTATTCCTTGCAATGGTGGAGTATTAATAACCAAATAA
- a CDS encoding TIM-barrel domain-containing protein, giving the protein MKIHHLFWGICLCFSTNILFAQNYQKTSSGIKTTVNAVDIEVQFFAPAVARVIKSPEGVAYEKQSLSVIAKPEKVSFKADIQDNKIVLNTSELSVSVDTGTGIVSYFSKDGKSLLAEKSGMQFIDFDDAGTKTYQVYQPFVLDKEEAIYGLGQLQNGKMIQRNMTKNLIQGNVEDVSPFFQSTKGYGVFWDNYSPTLFTDNEVETSFRSEVGDCVDYYFMYGKNADGVIAQVRSLTGQAPMFPLWTYGYWQSKERYKSQEEVVDVVRKYRELGVPLDGIIQDWQYWGHNYLWNAMDFQNPTFNHPQKMIEDVHAMNAHMAISIWSSFGPMTKPYRELDKKGMLFNFTTWPQSGLESWPPNMEYPSGVRVYDAYNPEARDIYWKYLNDGIFKLGMDAWWMDSTEPDHLDWKPEDMDTKTYLGSFRKVRNAYPLMTVGGVYDHQRAVTSDKRVFILTRSGFLGQQRYGANVWSGDVASTWESFRNQIPAGLNFSLCGMPHWNSDIGGFFAGHYNKSWNDDSASKNPLYQELYVRWLQFGTFNPMMRSHGTDVYREIYKFGKKGEPVYDAIEKMIGLRYSLLPYIYSTSWEVSNRQSSFMRALMMDFVDDRKVWDINDEYMFGKSILVAPIAHAQYTPEAVVKVSEEEGWNRDGAKKTKTDVAVDFRETKSANIYLPAGTLWYDFWTNEKHEGGKEIAKETTLDVIPLYVKAGSIIPVGPQVQYATEKTWDHLELKVYAGANGNFILYEDEFDNYNYEKGAYTEIPISWNNASRKLTIGARKGAYEGMLKNRKFTVTLQDGTQKSVDYSGKAVSVKF; this is encoded by the coding sequence ATGAAAATACATCATCTATTTTGGGGTATATGTTTATGCTTCAGCACAAATATTTTATTCGCACAGAACTATCAGAAAACATCGTCCGGCATCAAAACCACTGTAAATGCAGTGGATATAGAAGTACAATTCTTTGCGCCTGCTGTGGCGAGAGTAATAAAATCGCCGGAAGGTGTTGCCTATGAAAAACAGAGTCTTTCTGTAATTGCCAAACCCGAGAAGGTAAGTTTCAAGGCTGATATACAAGATAATAAGATTGTATTGAACACCAGCGAACTAAGTGTCAGTGTGGACACCGGGACGGGAATTGTTTCTTATTTCTCAAAGGATGGCAAATCATTATTGGCAGAGAAATCCGGTATGCAGTTTATCGATTTCGATGATGCCGGGACAAAAACTTATCAGGTTTATCAACCTTTTGTATTAGATAAGGAGGAAGCCATTTATGGTTTGGGACAATTGCAAAATGGAAAGATGATTCAGCGGAACATGACTAAAAATCTGATACAGGGAAATGTGGAAGATGTGTCACCTTTCTTCCAGTCTACTAAAGGATATGGTGTGTTTTGGGATAACTATTCGCCGACTCTTTTTACGGACAACGAAGTTGAAACATCTTTCCGTTCTGAAGTAGGTGACTGTGTAGACTATTATTTCATGTACGGGAAGAATGCCGATGGCGTAATAGCACAGGTACGCAGCTTGACCGGGCAAGCACCGATGTTTCCTTTATGGACTTATGGTTACTGGCAAAGTAAAGAAAGATATAAGAGCCAGGAGGAAGTGGTAGATGTTGTTCGCAAGTATCGTGAGTTGGGGGTTCCTTTGGACGGTATTATTCAGGACTGGCAATATTGGGGGCATAACTATTTGTGGAATGCGATGGATTTTCAGAACCCGACTTTCAATCATCCTCAAAAGATGATTGAGGATGTTCATGCAATGAACGCACACATGGCTATATCTATCTGGTCGTCATTCGGACCGATGACCAAACCTTATAGAGAATTGGACAAAAAAGGGATGTTGTTTAATTTCACTACCTGGCCGCAATCGGGATTGGAGTCATGGCCCCCCAACATGGAATATCCTTCCGGTGTAAGAGTGTATGATGCTTACAATCCCGAGGCCCGTGATATTTATTGGAAATATCTGAATGACGGAATTTTCAAACTGGGAATGGATGCCTGGTGGATGGACTCTACCGAACCCGACCATTTGGACTGGAAGCCGGAGGATATGGATACCAAAACCTATCTGGGCTCGTTCCGTAAGGTGCGCAATGCTTATCCGTTGATGACTGTCGGAGGAGTTTACGACCATCAGCGTGCAGTGACTTCGGACAAACGCGTGTTTATTTTAACCCGTTCCGGATTCTTGGGGCAGCAACGTTATGGTGCAAATGTATGGAGTGGTGATGTCGCTTCCACATGGGAGAGTTTTAGAAATCAGATTCCTGCCGGATTAAACTTTTCTTTGTGTGGTATGCCTCACTGGAATAGTGATATTGGTGGCTTTTTTGCAGGACATTATAATAAAAGCTGGAATGATGATAGTGCTTCAAAAAATCCATTGTATCAGGAACTTTATGTGCGTTGGTTGCAGTTTGGAACGTTCAATCCGATGATGCGTTCGCACGGGACGGATGTTTATAGGGAAATCTATAAGTTCGGAAAGAAGGGCGAGCCTGTATATGATGCTATCGAGAAGATGATAGGTTTGCGTTACTCTCTGTTGCCTTATATTTATTCTACTTCTTGGGAAGTGAGCAATCGCCAATCGAGTTTTATGCGCGCTTTGATGATGGATTTTGTAGACGACAGAAAGGTGTGGGATATCAATGACGAATATATGTTTGGAAAATCGATCCTTGTGGCTCCGATTGCTCATGCACAATATACACCGGAAGCTGTGGTAAAAGTCTCCGAAGAAGAAGGATGGAACAGAGATGGAGCGAAAAAAACAAAAACGGACGTTGCTGTGGATTTCAGGGAAACGAAATCTGCTAACATATACTTACCGGCAGGAACGCTATGGTATGACTTCTGGACGAACGAGAAACACGAAGGCGGAAAGGAAATTGCCAAAGAAACTACACTGGATGTTATTCCATTGTATGTAAAAGCGGGTAGTATTATTCCTGTCGGTCCACAAGTTCAGTATGCAACTGAAAAAACGTGGGATCATCTTGAATTGAAGGTATATGCGGGTGCGAATGGAAACTTCATTTTATATGAAGATGAATTTGATAATTATAATTACGAAAAAGGAGCTTATACGGAAATTCCAATCTCTTGGAATAATGCATCTCGTAAGTTGACGATAGGGGCAAGAAAAGGTGCGTATGAGGGAATGTTGAAGAACCGTAAGTTTACTGTAACCCTTCAGGACGGGACTCAAAAAAGCGTTGATTATAGTGGGAAGGCAGTTTCTGTAAAGTTTTGA